GAGGAGGTCAAGGACTCCGCGATCGCCCCCGGCAAGGCGGGACTCTGGTCGACCGTCATCCTGCTCGTGACGTACGTGTCCGTGGGCTTCGCGGTCGTGGCCTACGCCGGTCCGACGTTCCTGGCCGAGAACGCCGGGGAAGAGGAGTTCATCTTCGCGCAGCTCGCCGGGGACGTGATGGGCGGCTGGGACTGGATCCTGCTGATGGCCGTCTGCACCTCCGCGATCGCCTCCACGCAGACCACCATCATCCCGGCGTCGCGTACCGCGCTCTCCATGGCACGCCGCCGGGCGCTGCCCGCGCACTACGGCCACGTCAGCCGGCGCTTCCGCACCCCTGACGTAAGTACGTGGTGGGTCGCCGGCATCGCCATCGCCTGGTATCTCGTGGTGAACCAGATCAGCACCAACGCCCTCTTCGACTCGCTGACCGCGCTCTCGCTGCTGATCGCCTTCTACTACGCGCTCACGGGCCTCGCCTGCGTGATCTACTACCGCCGTCACCTCTTCAAGAGCGTCCACAACCTCCTGTTCATCGGCGTCGGCCCCCTGGTCGGTGCCGGGCTGCTGGCGTGGCTCCTGGTGAGGTCGGTCTCCGACATGTCCGATCCGGAGAACTCGTACAGCGGCACCTCGTGGTTCGGCCTCGGGCCCCCGCTCGTCATCGGCATCGGCATCGCCGTCGTCGGCGTGGTCATCATGCTCGTACGGCGCCTGTGGGCACCGGCGTTCTGGGAGGAGCGCCCCAGTGTCGCCGACCCGGCTCTGGTCCCCGATCACAAGGAGTCCTGAGACGTCTCCCGGTCAGCCGAAGTCGGGGATGGGGTGCCCTGGGGCG
The sequence above is a segment of the Streptomyces sp. NBC_01255 genome. Coding sequences within it:
- a CDS encoding APC family permease translates to MAAAEHTEPAEPAGQPAELKHNAIGFVDALVIGLNSTSPAYSLAAVIGPIVALVGIYAPGVMFAAFVPMLLIASAFYYLNKVDQDCGTTFSWVTRAMGPWAGWLGGWAIAMTGVLVVGSLADVAVTFGLLAVGLDSWVDNTFVRQLLTVLLILVMTAICVIGTELSAKLQNVLILAQVVCLLIFVAVAFYAVYAGTSKYDSVEPALSWLNPFGAGGAALTGGLLLGVFIYWGWESAVNLTEEVKDSAIAPGKAGLWSTVILLVTYVSVGFAVVAYAGPTFLAENAGEEEFIFAQLAGDVMGGWDWILLMAVCTSAIASTQTTIIPASRTALSMARRRALPAHYGHVSRRFRTPDVSTWWVAGIAIAWYLVVNQISTNALFDSLTALSLLIAFYYALTGLACVIYYRRHLFKSVHNLLFIGVGPLVGAGLLAWLLVRSVSDMSDPENSYSGTSWFGLGPPLVIGIGIAVVGVVIMLVRRLWAPAFWEERPSVADPALVPDHKES